From the genome of bacterium:
GGCCTCGCCCTTTCCGGGGAAGTGCTTGGCGCAGACGGCGACGCCGGACGCGAGAATCCCCCGGGCCACGGCGGCGGCGTACTCGCACACCACCTGCGGGTCCGAGGAAAAGGATCGGTCTCCGATGCCCGGGTTGGCCGGGTTCGTCAAAACGTCCACCACCGGGGCCAGGTTCCAGTTGCAACCCACCGCGGCCAGCTCCCGGCCGACGACCTCCCCCACCGTCTCGGCACCCGCGGGGTCCGTCCTCCCCGGCAGCTCGCCCATGGCCGGGATTGCGGTGAAGCCGTCCTTCAGCCGACGGACCCTTCCCCCCTCCTGGTCCACGGCGATGAGAAGGCCGGGCAGGCCCAGTTCCGCAGCCTCCGCCTGCAGGGCGCCGGTCAGCCCCCGGAGCCGGTCGGCGTCGGCGATGTTCCGGGTGAAGAGGATGACCCCGGCGGGCCGGAGCCCGGCGAGCCTCTCCACCGTCGCGTCGTTCAGGTCGAGGCCGTCCACCCCGACCACGAAGAGCTGCCCGACCAGCTCCTCGTCGGAGAGCTCCCCGATGCGCTCTAAAAGCGCGTTCCGCACGTCGTAATGCTCCAGGGCGATTTCCTCGGCGAAGGGGCCGAAACCCAGCCGGTTCGGCAGGAAGGCCAGGACGAGCGCGGCCGCCAGAAGGATCGGTACGGCTGTGAAGAGGACGACCTTCAACGTTCCGCCTTTTTTCGGGTCACGGCGACGCCGTCTCGGAACGCCGTCGCGTTCATACCGATCACACCACCCAACGGGGGTCGGTCGTTCCGCCGCGGCGAAATGACTTCCCTGTAATGAAGAGGGCTCTCACGCCCTCCGGCATCAAATACCGCACCACAGTGTGCCGATGAATCCAAGACGCGCCGTCGCAGACAATCGCAGAAAAAGCGGCCCACCGACCTCAGTGCTTGATGTCCAGCATCTCGACGACGGCATCGGCCCGCTTCACCAGTTCCACCGGCGCCCTGCGGCCGGTGAGGACCAGCTCCAAGGGGAATCCCACACGGAACACCGTCTCGACGTCCGCGAGGGGGATAAAACCGGCCTCCACCGCGTCCAGGAGCCCGTCCAGCACCAGCAGGTCATGGCCCCGGGCCTCGATTAGGTCGAGAGCCGTCCGCCAGCCCTTTTCCGCCGAGCTCCGCCCGCCCTCGCCGAGGTCGCAGGGAAAAACCTCGATTCCCAGCTTGACCGCCGACTCGGCCTCCCCGGACGTTTCCGGCCTCAGAAACCGCACCACCGCCACCCGTCCACCATTACCGCGCCGGCCCATCGCCAGGCCGAAAGCGGCGGCGCTGCCGGTCTCGACCTCGCCGGAATAGATCCTGACCCTGCGATCCGTATCAGCCACTCCATGCTCCTTGAAGCGGGATAAATCCGGTCAGACCTCGTCGCCGTGCTTGGCGGTGATCAGCCGGACGAAGAGGGACACCACCTTCGGGTCGTAGCGCGAGCCGGCCTCGGCCTCGAGCTCGGCCAGGGCCGACCGGGCGGTTTTGGGCTGCTGGTACCGTCGTCCCGAGATCATCGCGTCGTAGGAGTCCGCGACCGCCACCAGGCGTGCGCCGACGTAAA
Proteins encoded in this window:
- the nagZ gene encoding beta-N-acetylhexosaminidase, yielding MKVVLFTAVPILLAAALVLAFLPNRLGFGPFAEEIALEHYDVRNALLERIGELSDEELVGQLFVVGVDGLDLNDATVERLAGLRPAGVILFTRNIADADRLRGLTGALQAEAAELGLPGLLIAVDQEGGRVRRLKDGFTAIPAMGELPGRTDPAGAETVGEVVGRELAAVGCNWNLAPVVDVLTNPANPGIGDRSFSSDPQVVCEYAAAVARGILASGVAVCAKHFPGKGEAAVDAHYDLPVIGVDREHLEAYEWPPFRALLTDGQWLKAAMVSHVVVPTLDPDLPASLSPAAYDALRGEIGFDGVAVTDDLEMGAIVKNYGLPEAAVMALGAGADLVLICHTAARMTEARDTVLAALKEGGLERDSLRRHVLRVWLFKLALGLPLPGFGDYDRAFGELCLRLGLDPLEWRLLLDDPPDVSVCGSIEHRSLMDGALR
- a CDS encoding cob(I)yrinic acid a,c-diamide adenosyltransferase, translating into MADTDRRVRIYSGEVETGSAAAFGLAMGRRGNGGRVAVVRFLRPETSGEAESAVKLGIEVFPCDLGEGGRSSAEKGWRTALDLIEARGHDLLVLDGLLDAVEAGFIPLADVETVFRVGFPLELVLTGRRAPVELVKRADAVVEMLDIKH